In Candidatus Bathyanammoxibius amoris, the following are encoded in one genomic region:
- the hisF gene encoding imidazole glycerol phosphate synthase subunit HisF has translation MLAKRIIPCLDVKGGRVVKGTKFLNLRDAGDPVEVAEFYDREGADEITFLDITASHEERDIIIDVVSATASEVFIPLTVGGGVRNLEDIRRLLRAGADKVAINTAAVKDPELINQSSRRYGSQCIVVAIDAKRAGNERGWEVYVNGGRTPTGVGALEWAREVEKRGAGEILLTSMDCDGTKEGYDYELTSSISEAASIPIIASGGAGRLEHFYDVFTIGKADAALAASVFHYKEYSIHDVKRYLKSKGVTMRL, from the coding sequence ATGTTAGCAAAGAGAATCATACCCTGCCTCGACGTAAAGGGCGGCAGGGTCGTAAAGGGAACGAAATTCCTTAACCTCCGGGACGCCGGCGACCCCGTCGAAGTAGCGGAATTTTACGACCGGGAAGGCGCCGATGAAATAACCTTCCTCGACATAACCGCCTCACACGAGGAAAGAGACATCATCATAGACGTCGTGTCCGCGACCGCCTCTGAGGTCTTCATACCCCTGACGGTAGGTGGTGGCGTGCGCAACCTGGAAGACATCCGCAGGCTGCTCAGGGCGGGGGCGGACAAGGTTGCGATAAATACCGCGGCAGTAAAAGACCCGGAACTTATTAATCAATCGTCCCGGCGTTACGGCAGCCAGTGTATTGTGGTGGCCATAGACGCGAAGCGGGCGGGGAATGAGCGCGGCTGGGAGGTCTACGTAAACGGCGGCCGCACGCCCACAGGCGTAGGTGCGTTAGAGTGGGCCAGGGAGGTCGAGAAAAGGGGGGCGGGTGAAATCTTACTGACCAGCATGGACTGCGACGGCACAAAGGAGGGTTACGACTACGAACTCACCAGCAGCATCTCAGAGGCCGCGTCCATACCCATAATTGCCTCCGGGGGCGCAGGCAGACTGGAACACTTTTATGACGTCTTTACCATTGGTAAGGCAGACGCGGCCCTGGCCGCCTCCGTGTTCCACTACAAGGAATACTCCATTCACGATGTCAAGCGCTACCTTAAGTCAAAGGGTGTCACCATGAGGCTGTAG
- a CDS encoding thiazole synthase, producing the protein MGKTPAKEAQEDTLRLGKYEFTSRLFVGTGKYPSMEVMREALEVSGAEVVTVAIRRLKLKDRPKESLLDYIDTNRYTILPNTAGCYNADEAVRTAHLARETGISEMVKLEVLADERTLLPDPVGTLEAARRLVKDGFTVLVYTTDDPVIAKKLEDVGVTSVMPAGAPIGSGQGILNKNNIRIILENAKVPIIVDAGVGTASDVAIAMELGCEGVLLNTGIAHAKDPVKMARAMRHACESGRLAYLAGRIPKKLYAKASSPEKDF; encoded by the coding sequence ATGGGAAAGACCCCCGCTAAAGAGGCGCAGGAAGACACGCTTCGCCTGGGAAAATACGAGTTCACCTCAAGGCTCTTTGTGGGCACGGGCAAGTATCCCTCGATGGAGGTGATGCGCGAGGCCCTGGAGGTAAGCGGCGCAGAGGTGGTCACCGTCGCGATAAGACGGCTCAAGCTTAAAGACCGTCCCAAAGAGTCACTCCTCGATTACATAGATACCAACCGGTACACGATCCTGCCCAACACGGCTGGCTGCTACAACGCAGACGAGGCCGTCCGCACGGCCCATCTGGCCAGGGAGACGGGTATCTCCGAGATGGTAAAGCTGGAAGTGCTGGCGGATGAAAGGACTCTTTTGCCTGACCCGGTCGGCACCCTGGAGGCCGCGAGGCGACTGGTCAAAGACGGTTTTACCGTGCTGGTATACACCACAGACGACCCGGTCATCGCAAAAAAACTCGAGGACGTGGGGGTCACAAGTGTGATGCCCGCCGGCGCCCCCATCGGCTCCGGCCAGGGCATATTGAATAAAAACAATATCCGCATCATCCTCGAGAACGCAAAGGTGCCCATCATAGTAGACGCTGGTGTGGGCACCGCCTCCGACGTCGCTATAGCCATGGAACTCGGATGCGAGGGTGTGCTTCTCAATACGGGCATAGCCCATGCAAAGGACCCTGTGAAGATGGCCAGGGCCATGAGGCACGCCTGCGAATCGGGCCGGCTCGCATACCTTGCCGGAAGAATCCCCAAAAAACTCTACGCAAAGGCGTCCAGCCCGGAAAAGGATTTTTAG
- the thiS gene encoding sulfur carrier protein ThiS, translated as MRLIINGETETHPDGMTVQELLDSLGIGERPVAVELNRKVLPSGKLKEQPLKEDDSLEIVTFVGGG; from the coding sequence ATGCGTCTCATAATAAACGGCGAGACCGAGACACATCCGGACGGCATGACGGTGCAGGAACTATTGGACTCACTGGGCATCGGTGAGCGCCCTGTAGCCGTGGAGCTGAATCGCAAGGTCCTTCCCAGCGGCAAGCTAAAGGAACAACCCTTAAAAGAAGACGACTCCCTTGAGATAGTAACGTTTGTGGGTGGAGGCTAG
- the gltA gene encoding NADPH-dependent glutamate synthase: MIDDTTPSCDEEQNLKNMHKQPRTSMPEREAQVRAKDWDEVPTGYTAEMAKREALRCLQCKKPLCVPGCPVGIDIPAFIKLIAEGDFVGAARKLKETNSLPAVCGRVCPQEDQCEKVCIVAKKWTSVGIGNLERFAADAEREQGEVEIPEKQPPTGYKVAIVGSGPAGLSAAGELVKMGHEAVVFEALHKAGGVLLYGIPEFRLPKAIVGAEVDYLKKLGIKIELDIVIGKLETVDELLNDGFDAVFVAVGAGLPMFMGIPGENLCGVYSANEYLTRANLMKAYDPNYATPLLKRKRIAVVGGGNVAMDSARTSLRMPGTEEVYIVYRRSRDEMPARIEEIKHGEEEGIKFMLLTNPVKILGDDKGWVKAIECLKMELGEPDDSGRRRPVPIKGSEFVLDVDCVIMALGTRPNPLVPMTTTGMEVTAKGTIVVNDETGETTKKGVFAGGDIVTGAATVILAMGAGKDAAKAIDQYVRAKKQG; the protein is encoded by the coding sequence ATGATAGACGACACCACCCCTTCATGTGACGAAGAACAGAATCTTAAAAACATGCACAAACAACCCCGCACAAGCATGCCGGAGCGAGAGGCTCAGGTAAGGGCGAAGGACTGGGACGAGGTACCAACGGGCTATACGGCCGAGATGGCGAAGAGAGAGGCCCTTAGGTGTCTTCAGTGCAAGAAGCCCCTGTGTGTGCCGGGCTGTCCGGTAGGCATCGACATCCCCGCGTTCATAAAGCTTATCGCCGAGGGTGATTTCGTCGGCGCGGCCAGAAAGTTAAAGGAGACGAACAGCCTCCCTGCGGTCTGCGGGCGCGTCTGTCCACAGGAAGACCAGTGCGAAAAGGTCTGCATCGTAGCCAAGAAGTGGACGTCCGTCGGGATCGGCAACCTGGAACGCTTCGCGGCGGACGCCGAAAGGGAGCAGGGAGAGGTGGAGATACCGGAGAAACAACCACCCACCGGGTATAAGGTGGCCATCGTGGGCTCCGGCCCTGCGGGGCTTTCAGCCGCCGGGGAACTGGTCAAGATGGGCCACGAGGCAGTGGTGTTTGAGGCCCTCCATAAAGCCGGCGGGGTGCTCCTCTACGGTATCCCCGAATTCAGGCTGCCCAAGGCGATTGTGGGCGCTGAGGTGGATTATCTGAAAAAGCTGGGCATCAAGATAGAGCTGGACATCGTCATCGGGAAGTTGGAGACGGTAGACGAACTCCTGAACGATGGTTTTGATGCCGTGTTCGTGGCGGTGGGTGCGGGGCTGCCCATGTTTATGGGTATCCCCGGCGAGAACCTCTGCGGCGTGTACTCGGCTAACGAGTACCTGACCAGGGCCAATCTCATGAAGGCATATGACCCGAATTACGCCACGCCGCTGTTGAAGAGAAAGCGTATCGCAGTGGTAGGCGGGGGCAACGTGGCAATGGACTCCGCGCGAACGTCCCTGAGGATGCCGGGCACCGAGGAGGTATACATCGTGTACCGCCGCTCCAGAGACGAGATGCCGGCCCGTATAGAAGAAATTAAACACGGAGAGGAAGAGGGCATCAAGTTCATGCTTTTAACCAATCCGGTCAAGATACTGGGAGACGATAAAGGCTGGGTGAAGGCCATAGAATGTCTAAAGATGGAGCTTGGAGAGCCGGATGACTCGGGACGCAGGAGACCCGTGCCGATAAAGGGCTCAGAGTTTGTACTGGACGTTGACTGTGTGATAATGGCGCTTGGAACGCGCCCGAACCCGCTTGTTCCCATGACCACCACCGGCATGGAGGTAACGGCAAAAGGCACCATCGTGGTGAATGATGAAACCGGCGAGACCACCAAGAAAGGGGTCTTCGCGGGGGGAGACATAGTTACCGGCGCCGCCACCGTAATCCTCGCGATGGGCGCGGGCAAGGACGCGGCAAAGGCCATTGACCAGTATGTAAGGGCCAAAAAGCAGGGATAA
- a CDS encoding sulfide/dihydroorotate dehydrogenase-like FAD/NAD-binding protein codes for MFKVREKEQLSEVIYRLVIEAPRIARKRKAGQFVMVKVDETGERVPLTINDSDSEAGTITIVFQTVGYTTKLLATLKAGDYVQDVAGPLGQPTHIEKFGTVVSIGGGLGTALGMSITKALYEAGNHVIAMISARNKGLLMFEDEMKAISHELVICTDDGSCGFHGFPTQALKKLIDDGKKIDLVVAVGPVPLMAAVSEVTRPYGIKTVVSLNPIMVDATGMCGACRVTVGGVTRFGCVEGPEFDGHEVDFKELMTRLKIYADEEKEMNDRFNSTHGAQVAQEAKK; via the coding sequence ATGTTTAAGGTGCGAGAAAAAGAACAACTCAGCGAAGTTATCTACAGATTGGTTATTGAAGCGCCGCGGATCGCCAGGAAGAGGAAGGCGGGGCAGTTTGTCATGGTCAAGGTGGATGAGACCGGGGAAAGGGTCCCCCTGACCATTAATGATTCAGACTCCGAGGCGGGCACAATCACCATCGTATTCCAGACCGTGGGCTACACCACCAAACTGTTGGCGACGTTGAAGGCGGGAGACTACGTGCAGGACGTCGCCGGCCCGCTGGGCCAGCCCACCCATATCGAAAAGTTTGGAACGGTGGTATCTATAGGCGGCGGCCTGGGAACCGCCCTGGGCATGTCCATCACGAAGGCCCTCTACGAGGCGGGCAATCACGTTATAGCGATGATAAGCGCCCGGAATAAAGGCCTGCTGATGTTTGAAGACGAGATGAAGGCGATAAGTCACGAACTGGTAATCTGTACCGACGACGGCTCATGCGGTTTTCACGGTTTTCCGACACAGGCGCTGAAGAAACTCATAGACGACGGTAAGAAAATTGACCTGGTAGTGGCGGTCGGTCCGGTTCCCCTGATGGCCGCCGTAAGCGAAGTCACCAGGCCGTACGGGATAAAGACCGTGGTAAGCCTCAACCCGATAATGGTAGACGCGACCGGTATGTGCGGCGCCTGCAGGGTGACCGTAGGGGGAGTAACCAGGTTCGGTTGCGTGGAGGGGCCGGAGTTTGACGGCCATGAGGTCGATTTTAAGGAGCTTATGACAAGACTGAAGATATACGCGGACGAGGAAAAAGAGATGAACGACAGGTTTAACAGCACACATGGGGCTCAGGTGGCCCAGGAGGCGAAGAAATGA